A single genomic interval of Microbacterium galbinum harbors:
- a CDS encoding carbohydrate ABC transporter permease: MSATQLVVTPDNRTKRQVARDTRKNEAIAHKKLTSKGATIAAAIIAIFWTIPTFGLFVTSFRPGADTQNSGWWTVFTNPEFTLDNYVQAWNSGGTSTTLASAFVNSLAITIPATVFPIVMAALAAYAFAWIDFKGRNMLFVFVFALQIVPLQMALVPLLSLFSDGLSINDVPIFPGFGLNEVQYSFARVWIAHAIFALPLATFMLHNFISEIPGEIIEAARVDGAGHGQVFFRIILPLAAPAIASFGIFQFLWVWNDLLVATIFASPGALPITQALNSLSGTWGNKWFLQSAGTFISIIIPLIVFFALQRFFVRGLLAGATKG; this comes from the coding sequence ATGAGCGCCACACAACTCGTCGTCACGCCCGACAACCGCACCAAGCGGCAGGTCGCCCGTGACACGCGCAAGAACGAGGCGATCGCCCACAAGAAGCTGACGTCGAAGGGCGCGACGATCGCTGCCGCGATCATCGCCATCTTCTGGACGATCCCGACCTTCGGCCTCTTCGTCACCTCGTTCCGTCCCGGTGCCGACACGCAGAACTCGGGCTGGTGGACGGTCTTCACGAACCCCGAGTTCACGCTCGACAACTACGTGCAGGCCTGGAACTCGGGCGGCACCTCGACCACGCTCGCCTCGGCGTTCGTGAACTCGCTCGCGATCACCATCCCCGCGACGGTGTTCCCGATCGTGATGGCGGCACTCGCCGCGTACGCGTTCGCATGGATCGACTTCAAGGGTCGCAACATGCTGTTCGTGTTCGTCTTCGCGCTGCAGATCGTGCCGCTGCAGATGGCCCTCGTGCCGCTGCTGAGCCTGTTCTCGGACGGCCTGTCGATCAACGACGTGCCGATCTTCCCGGGCTTCGGTCTGAACGAGGTGCAGTACAGCTTCGCCCGCGTCTGGATCGCGCACGCGATCTTCGCGCTGCCGCTCGCGACGTTCATGCTGCACAACTTCATCTCGGAGATCCCCGGCGAGATCATCGAGGCGGCCCGTGTCGACGGCGCCGGTCACGGCCAGGTGTTCTTCCGGATCATCCTGCCGCTGGCCGCTCCCGCGATCGCGTCGTTCGGCATCTTCCAGTTCCTGTGGGTGTGGAACGACCTGCTCGTCGCGACGATCTTCGCCTCGCCGGGCGCGCTGCCGATCACCCAGGCCCTCAACTCGCTGTCGGGCACGTGGGGCAACAAATGGTTCCTGCAGTCGGCGGGAACGTTCATCTCGATCATCATCCCGTTGATCGTGTTCTTCGCCCTCCAGCGCTTCTTCGTGCGCGGCCTGCTGGCCGGCGCGACCAAGGGCTGA
- a CDS encoding carbohydrate ABC transporter permease: MSQATIEKSVEADELPVTRHGADPKGRAITRAVLAIGFVVLVALALLLVFTTSTEESARTTIGFSLNSFFVALGGMHPLVQIPVILAVFGVVVAIILVLIEFAPRPGRGYFIMRLVACLVIPVLAFLLLRPYQNAVLYVVAIALLVGALLFFADFRARQGAGYLFQLVLFMAPASIMLVLGLIYPAISTIFKSFFDKTGANFVGFENYVWVFTNPVGTSSVINTILWALLAPTVSVVIGLAYAVFIDRARGEKILKVLVFMPVAISFVGAGIIWKFMYDARQGDQIGLLNAIVTAFGGDPVQWLAIKPVLNTLMLLIVFIWTQTGFAMVILSAAIKAVPIEQMEAAELDGTNAWQRFRNVTVPGIRSSLIVVLTTITIASLKVYDIVAVMTGGRDETSVLGFEMVNQQQRFQSYGHSSALAVVLFLFVLPLIVYNARSMAKQREIR, from the coding sequence ATGTCGCAAGCGACCATCGAGAAGTCCGTCGAAGCCGACGAACTTCCGGTGACGAGGCACGGCGCCGATCCGAAGGGGCGCGCGATCACGCGCGCCGTCCTCGCGATCGGCTTCGTCGTGCTCGTCGCCCTCGCTCTCCTGCTCGTCTTCACCACCTCCACCGAAGAATCCGCCCGCACGACCATCGGGTTCTCGCTCAACAGCTTCTTCGTCGCCCTCGGCGGCATGCACCCGCTCGTGCAGATCCCCGTGATCCTCGCCGTCTTCGGCGTGGTGGTGGCCATCATCCTGGTGCTCATCGAGTTCGCCCCGCGCCCCGGCCGCGGCTACTTCATCATGCGGCTGGTCGCCTGCCTGGTGATCCCGGTGCTCGCCTTCCTGCTGCTGCGTCCGTACCAGAACGCCGTGCTCTACGTCGTGGCGATCGCCCTGCTGGTCGGCGCTCTGCTCTTCTTCGCGGACTTCCGCGCCCGCCAGGGAGCCGGCTACCTCTTCCAGCTCGTGCTCTTCATGGCACCCGCCTCGATCATGCTCGTCCTGGGCCTGATCTACCCGGCGATCTCGACCATCTTCAAGTCGTTCTTCGACAAGACCGGCGCGAACTTCGTCGGCTTCGAGAACTACGTCTGGGTCTTCACGAACCCCGTCGGCACCTCCTCGGTGATCAACACGATCCTCTGGGCGCTCCTGGCCCCGACCGTCTCGGTGGTCATCGGTCTCGCCTACGCCGTGTTCATCGACCGGGCGCGTGGCGAGAAGATCCTCAAGGTGCTCGTGTTCATGCCCGTCGCGATCTCGTTCGTCGGCGCCGGCATCATCTGGAAGTTCATGTACGACGCGCGTCAGGGTGACCAGATCGGTCTCCTCAACGCGATCGTCACCGCGTTCGGCGGCGACCCCGTGCAGTGGCTCGCCATCAAGCCGGTGCTCAACACCCTGATGCTCCTCATCGTGTTCATCTGGACGCAGACGGGCTTCGCGATGGTGATCCTCTCCGCCGCGATCAAGGCCGTGCCGATCGAGCAGATGGAGGCCGCCGAACTCGACGGCACCAACGCCTGGCAGCGGTTCCGCAACGTCACCGTGCCCGGCATCCGCTCCTCGTTGATCGTGGTGCTCACCACGATCACGATCGCCTCGCTGAAGGTGTACGACATCGTCGCCGTCATGACCGGTGGTCGTGACGAGACGAGCGTGCTCGGATTCGAGATGGTCAACCAGCAGCAGAGGTTCCAGAGTTACGGGCACTCCTCGGCGCTGGCCGTCGTGCTGTTCCTGTTCGTGCTGCCCCTGATCGTCTACAACGCCCGATCGATGGCCAAGCAGAGGGAGATCCGCTGA
- a CDS encoding ABC transporter substrate-binding protein, which yields MALSQRYRLLAPIALVGAATLVLAGCAEGGSGDGGGDAKTTVRISGGITGVEADDLNKSFEQFTEDTGITVEYTGDKGFEGNIVTKVTGGDAPDIAIVPQPGLLKTLVDTGKVKAAPEAVEAAVDENWSEDWKKYGTFDDTFYAAPMLANLKGYVWYSPKQFAEWGVEVPQTWDEMLTLTQTIVDTTDGPAWCAGFSSEAASGWPGTDWIEDLVLRQSGPEVYDQWVAGEVKFTDPEIKDAFDAVGEILLNPDYVNAGYGDVKSINSTAFGDVAATLAKGDCALTHQASFLSANFLEAQTADGNTPEVAPDGDVYAFIMPGETAGEVQVEGGGEFVAGFSDDDATQQVLEFMASPEFADARVKLGGVISANKNADPSLASSEFLQEAMETMQSDTTTFRFDASDLMPSTVGSGSFWKGMVDWIDGKDTDTVLSDIQAGYEN from the coding sequence ATGGCTTTGTCACAGCGATACCGCCTTCTTGCACCGATCGCGCTCGTCGGAGCAGCGACCCTGGTTCTGGCCGGCTGCGCCGAGGGCGGCAGCGGCGACGGCGGTGGAGATGCGAAGACCACGGTCCGCATCTCCGGAGGTATCACGGGCGTCGAGGCTGACGACCTGAATAAGTCCTTCGAGCAGTTCACCGAAGACACCGGCATCACCGTCGAGTACACCGGCGACAAGGGCTTCGAGGGCAACATCGTGACCAAGGTCACCGGTGGCGACGCCCCCGACATCGCGATCGTCCCCCAGCCGGGTCTGCTCAAGACCCTCGTCGACACCGGCAAGGTGAAGGCGGCTCCCGAGGCCGTCGAGGCGGCGGTCGACGAGAACTGGTCCGAGGACTGGAAGAAGTACGGCACGTTCGACGACACGTTCTACGCGGCTCCGATGCTCGCGAACCTCAAGGGCTACGTCTGGTACTCGCCCAAGCAGTTCGCCGAGTGGGGTGTCGAGGTCCCGCAGACGTGGGACGAGATGCTGACTCTCACCCAGACGATCGTCGACACGACCGATGGCCCCGCCTGGTGCGCCGGCTTCTCGTCCGAGGCGGCATCCGGCTGGCCGGGAACCGACTGGATCGAGGACCTCGTGCTCCGTCAGTCCGGCCCCGAGGTCTACGACCAGTGGGTGGCCGGTGAGGTCAAGTTCACCGACCCCGAGATCAAGGATGCCTTCGACGCCGTCGGTGAGATCCTGCTCAACCCGGACTACGTCAACGCGGGCTACGGCGACGTGAAGAGCATCAACTCCACCGCCTTCGGCGACGTGGCGGCGACCCTGGCGAAGGGCGACTGCGCCCTGACCCACCAGGCGTCGTTCCTCTCGGCGAACTTCCTCGAGGCGCAGACCGCCGACGGCAACACGCCCGAGGTCGCACCCGACGGTGACGTCTACGCGTTCATCATGCCGGGCGAGACGGCCGGCGAGGTCCAGGTCGAGGGTGGCGGCGAGTTCGTCGCCGGATTCTCCGACGACGACGCGACCCAGCAGGTTCTCGAGTTCATGGCCTCGCCGGAGTTCGCCGACGCACGCGTGAAGCTCGGTGGCGTCATCTCCGCCAACAAGAACGCCGACCCGAGCCTCGCCTCGAGCGAGTTCCTCCAGGAGGCCATGGAGACGATGCAGAGCGACACCACCACGTTCCGCTTCGACGCCTCCGACCTGATGCCGTCGACCGTCGGTTCGGGTTCGTTCTGGAAGGGAATGGTCGACTGGATCGACGGCAAGGACACCGACACGGTGCTCTCCGACATCCAGGCCGGCTACGAGAACTGA
- a CDS encoding LacI family DNA-binding transcriptional regulator yields the protein MSKIADVAARAGVSKATASRALSGRGYVSDETRQRVEQAAAELSYVAHSSATSLATGRTQTVGVVMPPVDRWFFAELLAGIQEALFALDYDLALYGVPEGSETRERLFSNVLPRRRFDGIIAVGIQPSAHELERLQQTGRPLVSVGPYSEGSSAVSIDDAAAARIATEHLIELGHTAIAFVGGTTDAAALSYGDEKRIDGYLAALGTAGIADKARVAGSGPTLSDGYAAAVGILGDRRHRPTAIVAVCDEAAIGTIIAARRLGIAVPTELSVVGIDDHEHAELFALTTIRQSPRDQGHDAVRLLTQRMDDPDSAVEQVAAASALVVRGSTAAPR from the coding sequence ATGAGCAAGATCGCCGACGTCGCAGCCCGCGCCGGCGTCTCGAAGGCCACCGCGAGCAGAGCTCTCAGCGGACGCGGCTACGTCTCGGACGAGACGCGTCAGCGCGTGGAACAGGCCGCCGCAGAGCTGTCGTACGTCGCCCACTCCTCCGCCACCAGCCTCGCCACCGGCCGCACGCAGACGGTCGGGGTGGTCATGCCCCCGGTCGACCGCTGGTTCTTCGCCGAGCTCCTCGCCGGCATCCAGGAGGCACTGTTCGCGCTCGACTACGACCTGGCCCTCTACGGGGTCCCCGAGGGGTCCGAGACCCGCGAGCGTCTCTTCTCGAACGTGCTCCCCCGTCGCCGCTTCGACGGCATCATCGCCGTCGGCATCCAACCGAGTGCTCACGAACTCGAGCGGTTGCAGCAGACCGGGCGACCGCTCGTCAGCGTCGGGCCCTACAGCGAGGGATCGAGCGCCGTCTCGATCGATGACGCCGCCGCCGCGCGCATCGCCACCGAGCATCTGATCGAGCTGGGCCACACCGCGATCGCGTTCGTCGGCGGGACGACGGATGCCGCGGCGCTCAGCTACGGCGACGAGAAGCGCATCGACGGCTATCTCGCCGCGCTCGGCACCGCCGGGATCGCCGACAAGGCGCGCGTGGCGGGATCGGGCCCCACCCTCTCCGACGGGTACGCCGCGGCCGTCGGCATCCTCGGAGATCGGCGGCACCGCCCGACCGCGATCGTCGCGGTGTGCGACGAGGCCGCGATCGGTACGATCATCGCCGCCCGGCGCCTCGGCATCGCCGTGCCGACCGAGCTCAGCGTCGTCGGCATCGACGACCACGAGCACGCCGAGCTCTTCGCCCTGACGACGATCCGGCAGTCGCCGCGCGACCAGGGTCACGACGCCGTCCGCCTCCTCACGCAGCGGATGGACGATCCGGATTCAGCCGTCGAGCAGGTCGCCGCGGCATCCGCCCTCGTGGTGCGCGGGTCGACCGCCGCACCGCGCTGA
- the rplL gene encoding 50S ribosomal protein L7/L12 — protein MAKLSTEELLEQFAGLTLIELNEFVKAFEEKFEVTAAAPVAVAGAAGGAGAAEAEEEKDSFDVILESAGDKKIQVIKTVRELTSLGLGEAKAVVDGAPKAVLEGANKETAEKAKAALEEAGATVTLK, from the coding sequence ATGGCGAAGCTTTCCACCGAGGAGCTGCTCGAGCAGTTCGCCGGCCTCACCCTCATCGAGCTCAACGAGTTCGTTAAGGCGTTCGAGGAGAAGTTCGAGGTCACCGCTGCTGCACCCGTCGCCGTTGCCGGCGCTGCGGGTGGCGCAGGCGCTGCTGAGGCTGAGGAAGAGAAGGACTCCTTCGACGTCATCCTCGAGTCGGCTGGCGACAAGAAGATCCAGGTCATCAAGACGGTCCGCGAGCTCACCTCGCTGGGCCTCGGCGAGGCCAAGGCCGTCGTCGACGGTGCTCCCAAGGCCGTGCTCGAGGGCGCGAACAAGGAGACCGCCGAGAAGGCGAAGGCTGCTCTCGAAGAGGCAGGCGCCACGGTTACCCTCAAGTAA
- the rplJ gene encoding 50S ribosomal protein L10: protein MAQKDASVAELTKSFENSSAVLLTEYRGLTVAQLKELRNSIRQDAEYAVVKNTLTKLAANKAGITALDDDLKGPSAVAFVHGDFVATAKALRDFAKANPLLVIKAGIFEGEALTADEVNKYASLESREVLLAKAAGMMKATMGKAAATIDALREKLETAEAA, encoded by the coding sequence ATGGCGCAGAAGGATGCATCGGTCGCCGAGCTCACGAAGTCATTCGAGAACTCGTCCGCCGTCCTGCTGACCGAGTACCGCGGTCTGACGGTTGCCCAGCTCAAGGAGCTGCGCAACAGCATCCGTCAGGACGCTGAGTACGCCGTGGTGAAGAACACGCTGACCAAGCTTGCGGCCAACAAGGCCGGCATCACCGCGCTGGACGACGACCTCAAGGGTCCGTCGGCCGTCGCGTTCGTGCACGGTGACTTCGTCGCCACCGCCAAGGCTCTGCGTGACTTCGCCAAGGCCAACCCGCTTCTCGTGATCAAGGCCGGCATCTTCGAGGGCGAAGCCCTCACCGCCGACGAGGTCAACAAGTACGCCTCGCTCGAGAGCCGTGAGGTTCTGCTGGCGAAGGCTGCGGGCATGATGAAGGCGACGATGGGCAAGGCTGCCGCCACCATCGACGCGCTTCGCGAAAAGCTGGAGACCGCAGAGGCCGCGTAA